From the genome of Vibrio navarrensis, one region includes:
- a CDS encoding methyl-accepting chemotaxis protein — MKEIPFRWIDKYLIHLKIQEKFYLLFLLPVLALLMLTFVLTNAADAMLNEAYQDQLMLVKGLIESGNLTRNQVAELLSAYPAIAIGNGKDAVLVMNGAFSLVSSQQGNLLSALSSTHLTIILGSLFVLVMGVYYIMTFIGGAMFTMNKALSTLANGDLTARMNFFQVRDEFSTIAITIDKVAEREQKMVLSIQESVALMQQISSDLNQSMHKSSDISGTQQEHLNSLASATEQMASTIREVANLAHDSSTQTEDARSVAQSGQVKVVNTLSSISKLSTEIQSASQAVEELDANAAQIDEVVTTINGISEQTNLLALNAAIEAARAGEQGRGFAVVADEVRALAGRTQKATVEIQSMIEALQRNSQSLTKLMEVTVSNASQGQALMSEVNHEIASLADKNQTISDSSLQIATAAEEQGVVADNIAASVEEIRHQSNQVCEMITMTSRNVEQLRTQSDAMESLLTGLKA; from the coding sequence ATGAAAGAAATTCCATTTCGTTGGATTGATAAGTATCTCATCCACTTAAAAATTCAAGAAAAATTCTATTTGCTCTTCCTCCTCCCAGTTTTAGCATTATTGATGCTAACTTTTGTTCTCACCAATGCCGCAGATGCGATGCTAAATGAAGCGTATCAAGATCAGCTCATGCTGGTTAAAGGTCTGATTGAATCGGGAAATTTGACGCGTAATCAAGTCGCTGAACTGCTCTCCGCTTACCCTGCGATTGCAATTGGCAACGGAAAAGACGCGGTTTTGGTGATGAATGGCGCGTTTAGTCTGGTCTCTTCGCAGCAAGGCAATTTGTTATCGGCACTTTCAAGTACGCATCTCACTATTATTCTCGGTTCGCTGTTTGTTTTGGTGATGGGTGTCTACTACATCATGACCTTTATTGGCGGCGCGATGTTTACCATGAATAAAGCGCTGAGCACCTTAGCCAATGGCGACCTCACCGCTCGTATGAACTTCTTTCAGGTGAGAGACGAGTTCAGCACCATTGCGATCACCATCGATAAAGTGGCAGAACGTGAGCAAAAGATGGTGTTGTCTATCCAAGAATCCGTCGCTTTGATGCAGCAGATCAGCTCAGACTTGAACCAGTCGATGCATAAAAGCTCTGACATTTCAGGCACTCAACAAGAGCACCTCAATTCTTTAGCCAGTGCCACAGAACAGATGGCGTCGACTATCCGTGAAGTCGCCAATTTGGCGCATGATTCCAGCACTCAAACGGAAGATGCACGTAGCGTGGCACAATCTGGTCAAGTGAAAGTGGTGAACACCTTGAGTTCGATTTCTAAACTGTCGACAGAAATTCAATCTGCTTCTCAGGCTGTAGAAGAGCTCGATGCCAATGCAGCGCAGATCGATGAAGTGGTCACCACCATCAACGGTATTTCAGAGCAGACCAACCTATTAGCTCTCAACGCCGCGATAGAAGCCGCACGTGCGGGTGAACAAGGGCGTGGTTTTGCGGTCGTGGCGGATGAGGTTCGTGCGTTAGCGGGAAGAACTCAGAAAGCAACCGTCGAAATTCAATCCATGATTGAAGCATTACAACGTAACAGCCAGTCATTAACCAAGCTGATGGAAGTCACCGTGAGCAATGCCAGCCAAGGGCAAGCGTTGATGTCGGAAGTGAATCATGAAATCGCCTCGCTCGCCGATAAGAACCAAACTATCTCCGATAGTAGCTTGCAAATTGCAACGGCGGCTGAAGAGCAAGGCGTCGTGGCCGATAATATTGCCGCAA
- the yccX gene encoding acylphosphatase produces MTKRCEKFVVSGIVQGVGFRYHTSHQGLKLGLVGYAKNLHNGNVEVIACGEEESLEAFARWLTHGPKTAQVDALSREESVYRDFDGFEIL; encoded by the coding sequence ATGACAAAACGATGCGAGAAATTTGTGGTCTCGGGCATAGTTCAGGGCGTTGGCTTTCGCTATCACACGTCACATCAAGGGTTGAAGCTGGGGTTAGTCGGCTATGCAAAGAATCTGCACAACGGCAATGTTGAAGTGATCGCTTGCGGCGAAGAAGAAAGCCTTGAGGCATTTGCTCGTTGGTTGACCCACGGACCAAAAACGGCACAAGTTGATGCATTGAGCCGAGAAGAGAGTGTTTATCGAGACTTTGATGGCTTCGAAATCTTGTAG
- a CDS encoding TusE/DsrC/DsvC family sulfur relay protein, which translates to MFVYNGKEIETDAQGYLLDHTVWDECMIAILAEQEGIELTDAHLEVIHFVRNFYLEFNTSPAVRMLVKAMEKAHGPEKGNSKYLFKLFKQGPAKQATKLAGLPKPAKCL; encoded by the coding sequence ATGTTTGTTTATAACGGAAAAGAAATTGAAACTGATGCTCAAGGCTACCTGCTCGATCACACGGTGTGGGATGAATGCATGATCGCCATACTCGCGGAGCAAGAAGGGATTGAATTGACCGACGCACATTTGGAAGTGATCCACTTTGTTCGCAACTTTTATCTGGAATTTAACACTTCTCCTGCGGTGAGAATGCTGGTAAAAGCGATGGAAAAAGCGCATGGCCCAGAAAAAGGAAACAGCAAATACTTATTTAAGCTTTTTAAGCAAGGCCCGGCAAAACAAGCCACTAAATTGGCTGGATTGCCTAAACCCGCAAAATGTTTATAA
- a CDS encoding Bax inhibitor-1 family protein: MNSPMFSRTTSMESTLQTNKVLKNTYFLLSMTLVTSAIAAMATMAIGISPIVALVMQLTALGILFFALPRSINSSMGIVWTFVFTTLMGGALGPMLTYYASIPSGPTIIAQALGLTGMVFLGLSAYTITSKKDFSFMRNFLVAGLIIVIVAAIINIFVGSTLGHLVISSVSALVFSGFILYDTSRIVRGEETNYVSATISMYLNILNLFTSLLSILGIMNDD; encoded by the coding sequence ATGAACAGTCCAATGTTTTCTCGTACAACCAGTATGGAAAGTACACTTCAGACAAATAAAGTACTGAAGAATACCTATTTCCTACTGTCTATGACCTTAGTCACTAGTGCTATTGCAGCGATGGCAACGATGGCGATTGGTATTTCGCCCATCGTGGCGCTCGTCATGCAACTCACCGCACTTGGTATTCTGTTTTTTGCACTACCGCGTAGCATTAACTCGTCAATGGGGATCGTCTGGACATTTGTCTTTACAACCCTAATGGGTGGTGCATTAGGCCCGATGCTAACCTACTACGCGTCGATTCCTAGCGGCCCAACCATCATCGCACAAGCGCTAGGCTTAACCGGTATGGTGTTTCTTGGCCTTTCTGCCTACACCATCACCAGCAAAAAAGATTTCTCTTTTATGCGTAACTTCCTGGTGGCAGGTTTGATCATTGTTATCGTCGCCGCCATCATCAACATCTTTGTGGGTTCGACACTGGGTCATTTGGTCATCAGTAGCGTTTCTGCTCTGGTTTTCTCCGGCTTTATTCTGTACGACACTAGCCGTATCGTACGTGGAGAAGAGACCAACTACGTCAGCGCAACCATCTCGATGTACTTGAACATTCTCAACTTGTTCACTAGCTTGTTAAGTATTCTTGGCATCATGAACGACGATTAA
- a CDS encoding amino acid ABC transporter ATP-binding protein, whose protein sequence is MTQQQDYMIQLKDMNKWYGEFHVLKNINLNVKKGEKIVICGPSGSGKSTMIRCINRLEEHQAGQIIVSGTELTEDLKNIEAVRKEVGMCFQHFNLFPHLTVLENCTLAPIWVKKMPKEEAEAIAMKYLERVRIPEQADKFPGQLSGGQQQRVAIARSLCMSPKVMLFDEPTSALDPEMVREVLDVMVELAEEGMTMLCVTHEMGFAKEVADRVIFMDAGEIIEENNPKDFFENPQSDRTQNFLAQILHH, encoded by the coding sequence ATGACGCAACAACAAGATTACATGATCCAACTGAAGGATATGAACAAGTGGTACGGTGAGTTTCACGTACTAAAAAACATCAATTTGAATGTCAAAAAGGGCGAGAAAATTGTTATTTGTGGCCCGTCCGGTTCTGGTAAGTCCACCATGATCCGCTGCATCAACCGCTTGGAAGAACACCAAGCAGGGCAAATCATCGTTTCTGGTACGGAATTGACCGAGGACTTAAAAAACATTGAGGCGGTGAGAAAAGAAGTCGGCATGTGTTTTCAGCACTTTAACCTCTTCCCACACCTGACAGTCTTAGAAAACTGCACGCTCGCCCCAATTTGGGTGAAAAAGATGCCTAAAGAAGAAGCGGAAGCGATCGCGATGAAATACCTTGAACGTGTACGCATTCCAGAACAGGCAGACAAGTTCCCAGGCCAGTTGTCAGGTGGTCAGCAACAGCGTGTTGCGATTGCAAGATCGCTGTGCATGAGCCCTAAAGTCATGCTGTTTGACGAGCCGACCTCAGCGCTGGATCCGGAAATGGTGCGTGAGGTATTAGACGTTATGGTGGAACTGGCTGAAGAAGGGATGACCATGCTTTGTGTTACCCACGAAATGGGTTTTGCCAAAGAAGTGGCAGACAGAGTGATATTCATGGATGCGGGTGAAATCATTGAAGAGAATAATCCGAAAGATTTCTTCGAAAATCCGCAATCTGATCGAACTCAGAATTTCCTCGCACAAATACTCCACCATTAA
- a CDS encoding amino acid ABC transporter permease, translating into MRVHQFQPNLPPPANTVGVIGWLRKNLFNGPINSIVTVILAYFALSALWHIVDWAIISADWSGLTRDDCTREGACWVFISVRWEQFMYGFYPQAELWRPRLFYASLAIFTVLLAYEKTPKRTWIWLFFVNIYPFIIAALLYGGIFGLEVVETHKWGGLLVTLIIALVGIVVSLPIGVALALGRRSDMPIIRSMCTVYIEVWRGVPLITVLFMASVMLPLFLSEGSETDKLIRALIGVVMFSAAYMAEVVRGGLQAIPKGQYEAADALGLSYWKKTGLIILPQALKITIPSIVNTFIGLFKDTSLVLIIGMFDVLGIGQAANTDPEWLGFATESYVFVALVFWVFCFGMSRYSIWLENKLHTGHKR; encoded by the coding sequence ATGCGAGTACATCAATTTCAACCGAATCTGCCGCCGCCAGCAAACACTGTTGGGGTTATTGGTTGGCTGCGGAAAAACCTGTTTAATGGCCCCATTAACTCGATTGTCACCGTCATTCTGGCCTATTTTGCACTGTCAGCACTTTGGCATATCGTCGATTGGGCGATCATCAGCGCCGATTGGTCTGGTTTAACCAGAGATGACTGTACACGTGAAGGGGCATGCTGGGTATTTATCAGCGTTCGCTGGGAACAGTTTATGTATGGCTTTTACCCTCAAGCTGAGTTGTGGCGCCCTCGCCTTTTCTATGCGTCTTTAGCAATTTTCACTGTGCTTTTAGCATATGAAAAAACACCAAAACGTACTTGGATTTGGCTCTTTTTCGTCAACATCTACCCATTTATTATCGCCGCGCTGCTATACGGTGGCATATTTGGCCTAGAAGTGGTCGAAACCCATAAATGGGGTGGCTTGTTAGTCACACTAATCATTGCACTGGTTGGCATCGTCGTTTCACTGCCTATTGGCGTCGCTTTGGCACTAGGAAGACGCTCAGATATGCCGATTATTCGCAGTATGTGTACCGTCTATATCGAGGTGTGGCGTGGGGTGCCGCTGATTACTGTGCTATTCATGGCGTCAGTCATGCTGCCTCTGTTCTTATCTGAAGGATCTGAGACAGACAAACTGATCCGTGCATTGATAGGCGTGGTCATGTTCAGCGCCGCCTATATGGCAGAAGTGGTTCGTGGTGGTTTGCAAGCCATACCCAAAGGCCAATATGAAGCGGCTGATGCGCTTGGTTTGAGCTACTGGAAAAAAACGGGGCTGATTATTCTTCCTCAGGCACTGAAGATTACTATCCCTTCAATCGTGAACACCTTTATCGGCCTTTTCAAAGACACCAGCCTGGTACTCATCATCGGTATGTTCGATGTATTAGGCATTGGACAAGCAGCCAATACCGACCCCGAATGGCTCGGTTTTGCTACCGAAAGTTATGTATTTGTCGCGTTAGTGTTCTGGGTATTTTGTTTTGGCATGTCGAGATATTCGATATGGTTGGAAAATAAACTACACACCGGTCACAAACGATAA
- a CDS encoding amino acid ABC transporter permease, with the protein MKPDNKSLSTGAGKPASGTNLFYNPTFRSVLFQVLAILALVFFFYTIVNNALTNLESRGIATGFDFLSQEAGFGIGLTLIEYDETHSYGTTFVVGLLNTALVSFLGIIVATFLGFVIGIARLSTNWLVSRFAAVYIETFRNIPLLLQIFFWYFAVLQALPSPRESISFGEYVFLNVRGLFFPKPIFESGSAFVFAALIAGVLATIFIRIWAKNKQKLTGQQTPMGRIAFSLVIVLPVLVYFIAGSPIAFEYPELKGFNFRGGISIIPELAALLVALSIYTAAFIAEIVRSGINAVNHGQTEAAMSLGLPRARTLKLVIIPQALRIIIPPLTSQYLNLTKNSSLAMAIGYPDLVSVFAGTTLNQTGQAIEIIAMTMAVYLTLSLLTSALMNLYNKKVALVER; encoded by the coding sequence ATGAAACCCGACAATAAATCACTTTCCACAGGAGCTGGAAAGCCAGCTTCGGGCACCAATTTGTTTTACAACCCCACTTTTCGCTCGGTGCTGTTTCAGGTCCTAGCCATTTTGGCTCTGGTCTTCTTCTTTTACACCATAGTAAACAACGCACTCACCAACTTGGAGTCACGCGGTATCGCAACGGGTTTTGACTTTTTAAGTCAAGAAGCCGGATTCGGCATCGGTCTCACTTTGATTGAGTATGACGAAACCCACTCATACGGTACAACGTTTGTCGTAGGTCTACTCAATACAGCGTTAGTGTCGTTTCTGGGTATTATCGTTGCGACTTTTCTCGGATTTGTTATCGGCATCGCGCGTTTGTCGACTAACTGGTTGGTAAGTCGTTTTGCCGCCGTCTATATAGAGACCTTTCGCAATATTCCGCTGCTGTTGCAGATCTTCTTCTGGTATTTTGCAGTCTTGCAGGCGCTTCCGTCACCAAGGGAAAGCATTAGTTTCGGCGAATATGTTTTCCTTAACGTAAGAGGACTGTTTTTCCCCAAGCCGATCTTTGAATCGGGCAGTGCATTCGTCTTCGCCGCGTTAATTGCTGGTGTGTTGGCGACCATTTTTATTCGCATTTGGGCAAAAAACAAACAAAAACTCACCGGTCAACAAACCCCGATGGGACGCATCGCCTTCTCTTTAGTGATAGTGCTCCCGGTATTGGTCTACTTTATTGCTGGCTCGCCAATCGCATTTGAATATCCTGAACTCAAAGGCTTTAACTTTCGTGGTGGCATCAGCATTATTCCTGAACTGGCTGCTTTATTAGTCGCTCTCAGTATTTATACTGCGGCGTTTATTGCAGAAATTGTTCGCTCGGGTATTAATGCCGTTAACCATGGTCAGACTGAAGCTGCGATGTCTCTAGGCTTACCTCGGGCGCGCACCTTAAAGCTGGTTATCATCCCTCAAGCGTTGAGAATCATTATTCCACCGCTGACCAGCCAGTACTTGAACCTGACCAAAAACTCCTCACTTGCTATGGCGATTGGTTATCCCGATTTAGTCTCTGTCTTTGCTGGTACAACATTAAACCAAACCGGACAAGCGATTGAGATTATTGCGATGACCATGGCGGTTTATCTGACGTTAAGTCTTTTAACATCCGCCTTGATGAATCTTTACAACAAAAAAGTTGCGCTGGTGGAGAGATAA
- a CDS encoding amino acid ABC transporter substrate-binding protein — protein sequence MANKLTVLASVVAASTAVMSSNAFAADSTLDKVTKQGYLTCGVSTGLPGFSNPNAKGEWEGIDVEYCQAIAAAVLGDKTKVKYVPLTAKERFTALQSGEIDVLSRNTTWTLHRDTALGLNFVGVNYYDGQGFMVKKELGIKSAKELDGASVCVQSGTTTELNLADYFRNSGMSYKPVVFDTAAQTSKGFDAGRCDVLTTDQSGLYALRLNLENPSSAVVLPEIISKEPLGPVVRQGDDQWFNIAKWTLNAMINAEEYGITSKNAEQMLKSDDPNIKRILGVDGPKGKGLGIRDDWGYQVVKQVGNYGESFERTVGAGSPLQIARGVNALWNAGGFMYAPPIR from the coding sequence ATGGCAAATAAATTAACGGTTCTTGCTTCCGTCGTAGCGGCTTCTACTGCAGTTATGTCGTCAAATGCATTTGCAGCAGATAGCACATTGGATAAAGTCACTAAACAAGGTTATTTGACTTGTGGCGTGAGTACTGGTCTTCCAGGCTTCTCTAACCCAAATGCAAAGGGTGAATGGGAAGGTATCGACGTAGAATATTGTCAAGCCATCGCAGCAGCTGTACTGGGTGACAAAACAAAAGTTAAGTATGTTCCGCTCACCGCGAAAGAGCGTTTTACTGCATTGCAATCTGGCGAGATCGATGTTCTTTCTCGTAACACCACTTGGACATTGCATCGCGACACAGCATTGGGGCTTAACTTTGTCGGTGTAAACTATTACGACGGACAAGGCTTCATGGTGAAAAAAGAGTTAGGGATCAAGAGTGCAAAAGAGTTGGATGGCGCTTCCGTGTGCGTTCAATCTGGTACAACAACCGAGCTTAACTTGGCAGACTACTTCCGCAACAGCGGTATGAGTTATAAGCCAGTCGTGTTTGATACTGCAGCGCAGACTTCAAAAGGCTTTGATGCAGGTCGTTGTGACGTATTAACCACCGACCAATCAGGTCTGTATGCGCTGCGTCTCAATTTAGAAAACCCAAGTTCAGCGGTAGTACTACCTGAGATCATTTCCAAAGAACCTCTTGGACCTGTTGTTCGTCAAGGTGATGACCAGTGGTTCAACATTGCGAAATGGACTCTAAATGCAATGATCAACGCCGAGGAGTACGGCATTACATCCAAAAACGCAGAGCAAATGCTTAAGTCTGACGATCCAAACATCAAGCGTATTTTGGGTGTCGATGGTCCAAAAGGCAAAGGCTTAGGCATCCGTGATGACTGGGGTTACCAAGTCGTCAAACAAGTTGGTAACTACGGCGAAAGCTTTGAGCGCACTGTTGGTGCAGGTTCACCACTACAGATCGCTCGTGGTGTTAATGCCCTTTGGAATGCCGGCGGCTTTATGTACGCGCCACCAATCCGTTAA
- a CDS encoding precorrin-2 dehydrogenase/sirohydrochlorin ferrochelatase family protein, which yields MRYFPLFMALENKPVLVVGGGEVASRKIEALLKAGAKVTIVSPSLVEELLDVVKSGECHWLKSFYSSELINRHYVQVWATTDNPELNHQVYRDAKAHNVLVNVVDDKPYCDFITPSMINRGRIQIAISSGGSSPVLIRNIRESLEALLPQNLSLLADFAESKRSVIKSLLSSVEERRVFWEQFFARNDVQEAKNNRQLEQVFTEATRSPFEQGCQCVWIRCSEDVELLPIKALRYMQKAEMVLYWSELEKGFLEMVRRDANRRSYSDSAQLAEMVNQSRGEYRNLCILFPKSSQAFNFMQGTDLVI from the coding sequence ATGCGATATTTTCCTCTTTTCATGGCTCTGGAAAACAAACCTGTGCTCGTTGTTGGTGGTGGCGAGGTAGCAAGCCGAAAGATTGAAGCGTTACTCAAAGCTGGTGCCAAAGTGACGATTGTCTCTCCAAGCCTGGTTGAAGAGCTGCTGGATGTGGTGAAAAGCGGAGAGTGCCATTGGCTGAAAAGTTTTTACTCTTCTGAATTAATTAATCGACACTACGTCCAAGTGTGGGCAACGACAGATAACCCCGAGCTCAATCATCAGGTTTATCGTGATGCGAAAGCCCACAATGTGTTGGTCAACGTGGTGGATGACAAACCGTATTGCGACTTTATTACTCCGTCTATGATCAACCGTGGTCGGATCCAAATTGCGATTTCCAGTGGTGGGTCGTCGCCTGTACTTATTCGCAATATCCGTGAGTCACTGGAAGCGCTATTGCCGCAAAATTTGAGCTTATTGGCTGACTTTGCAGAGTCAAAACGTAGTGTGATCAAGTCGTTACTATCAAGTGTTGAGGAACGTCGAGTCTTCTGGGAACAATTTTTTGCTAGAAATGATGTACAAGAGGCAAAAAACAATCGTCAATTGGAACAAGTGTTTACCGAGGCAACTCGCTCGCCGTTCGAGCAAGGTTGTCAATGTGTTTGGATACGTTGTAGTGAGGATGTCGAACTCCTGCCTATTAAAGCACTGCGTTATATGCAAAAAGCAGAGATGGTGCTGTATTGGTCTGAGCTTGAGAAGGGATTTCTGGAAATGGTGCGGCGCGATGCGAACCGACGCAGTTATAGCGATTCCGCACAGTTAGCAGAAATGGTAAACCAAAGTCGAGGTGAATACCGTAACCTGTGCATTCTGTTTCCTAAAAGCAGTCAGGCATTCAATTTTATGCAAGGAACAGATTTGGTGATCTAA
- a CDS encoding YajQ family cyclic di-GMP-binding protein: MSSFDIVSEIDIVELRNAVDNSNRELSTRFDFRNVKASFELVEETVKVSAEGDFQLKQMRDILRGHLAKRGVDANSMDAKQAEQTGKNWHQDIVFLQGIDTPMAKKIVKLIKDSKMKVQASIQGDKVRVTGKKRDDLQEAIAAIRAAELGQPFQFNNFRD, translated from the coding sequence ATGTCGTCATTTGACATTGTTTCTGAAATCGACATCGTTGAATTGCGTAATGCAGTGGATAACTCAAACCGTGAGCTTTCTACTCGTTTTGATTTTCGCAACGTAAAAGCCAGTTTTGAGCTGGTTGAGGAAACGGTGAAAGTTTCCGCTGAAGGTGATTTTCAGCTCAAACAGATGCGCGACATTTTGCGTGGACATCTTGCCAAACGTGGGGTTGACGCCAATTCGATGGATGCCAAACAAGCCGAACAAACTGGCAAGAACTGGCATCAGGACATTGTGTTTCTGCAAGGTATTGACACTCCAATGGCGAAAAAGATCGTTAAACTGATCAAAGATTCCAAGATGAAAGTTCAGGCGTCAATTCAAGGCGACAAAGTTCGTGTGACGGGTAAAAAGCGGGACGACCTGCAAGAAGCGATTGCCGCAATTCGTGCCGCAGAGCTGGGACAACCTTTCCAGTTCAATAACTTTCGCGACTAA
- a CDS encoding 3-deoxy-7-phosphoheptulonate synthase: protein MPLKTDELRTQPLGPMPTPAELSSAHPITDDVAERIAQSRRQIEDILTGKDNRLLVIVGPCSVHDTDAAIDYATRLSQIQGQYRNELFIVMRTYFEKPRTVVGWKGLITDPNLDGSYALEAGLHKARKLLLDINKLGLATATEFLDMITGQYIADLITWGAIGARTTESQIHREMASALSCPVGFKNGTNGNVKIAIDAIRASKASHYFYSPDKNGRMTVYRTSGNPFGHIILRGGDTGANFDAQSVENACKALAEFDLPQRLIVDFSHANCEKQHRKQLDVAKDICAQIRAGSTYVAGIMAESFIEEGNQPMTDLNNLHYGQSITDPCLGWADTEQMLELLAQAVKESR, encoded by the coding sequence ATGCCACTAAAAACCGATGAATTGAGAACCCAACCTTTGGGTCCAATGCCTACCCCTGCGGAGCTGAGCAGTGCACATCCCATCACTGATGATGTGGCAGAACGAATCGCTCAATCACGTAGACAAATTGAAGATATTTTGACAGGAAAAGACAACCGTCTTCTGGTGATTGTCGGCCCTTGTTCGGTGCACGATACCGACGCAGCGATCGACTACGCTACACGTCTAAGCCAAATTCAGGGTCAATATCGCAACGAACTATTCATTGTGATGCGTACCTACTTCGAAAAACCTCGTACCGTAGTTGGCTGGAAGGGGCTGATCACCGACCCTAACTTAGACGGCTCTTACGCCCTAGAAGCCGGCCTTCACAAGGCAAGAAAACTGCTGTTGGATATCAACAAACTTGGCTTGGCGACGGCAACCGAGTTTCTTGACATGATCACTGGTCAATACATCGCAGACCTCATCACTTGGGGCGCTATTGGGGCAAGAACCACAGAGTCTCAAATCCATCGAGAAATGGCTTCGGCCCTCTCCTGTCCTGTTGGATTTAAGAATGGCACAAACGGTAACGTGAAAATCGCGATAGATGCTATTCGCGCTTCAAAGGCCTCTCACTACTTCTACTCGCCTGACAAAAATGGTCGCATGACCGTCTACCGAACCAGCGGTAACCCATTTGGGCACATTATCTTACGTGGCGGCGACACTGGGGCAAACTTCGATGCACAGTCGGTAGAAAATGCGTGTAAAGCGCTGGCCGAATTTGATTTGCCTCAGCGCCTCATCGTTGACTTTAGCCACGCCAACTGCGAGAAGCAGCACCGTAAACAGCTCGATGTCGCGAAAGACATTTGTGCTCAAATTCGCGCGGGCAGCACTTACGTGGCAGGTATTATGGCTGAAAGCTTTATTGAAGAAGGCAACCAGCCAATGACAGATTTGAACAATCTGCATTACGGCCAATCCATTACTGACCCATGTTTAGGCTGGGCAGATACCGAACAGATGCTGGAGCTTTTAGCTCAAGCGGTAAAAGAAAGCAGATAA
- a CDS encoding putative PEP-binding protein, with the protein MEHFVQGSIHPALSLNFVLPQSPEKKGSKRIYFSTSAWYRSQNLSANEWVSWLQSRLADETEGPQSVRVSLSDLTLPEYASLGVVQADAMEANPLMGARGVSRFCDANYKPIFATECDAIKQLRAQGVDVEVVVPFVRTLADAATIIDLLAEQGLPRGLQGLKVIFSIDTPSAALLSDKLLHYFDGLAVNIENLAQFTLAVDQSNPSHLHAYDAQNDAVLELVQKSVKSAATVNKPALILLSNLDKLPRLQQALLDMDSVELFHF; encoded by the coding sequence ATGGAGCATTTTGTTCAGGGAAGCATTCATCCCGCACTGAGTTTGAATTTTGTTTTGCCGCAATCGCCAGAAAAAAAGGGTTCAAAGCGTATCTATTTTTCCACTTCGGCTTGGTATCGCAGTCAGAACTTGTCAGCCAATGAATGGGTTTCCTGGCTACAATCTAGATTGGCAGATGAAACCGAAGGGCCGCAGAGTGTCAGAGTGAGTTTAAGTGACTTAACCTTGCCAGAATATGCCTCGTTAGGCGTGGTTCAAGCGGATGCTATGGAAGCCAACCCTTTGATGGGAGCTCGCGGTGTGTCGCGTTTTTGCGATGCAAATTATAAACCTATTTTTGCGACAGAGTGCGATGCAATCAAGCAGTTACGTGCTCAAGGTGTGGACGTTGAGGTCGTCGTCCCTTTTGTACGTACCTTAGCGGACGCAGCGACCATCATCGACTTACTTGCCGAACAAGGCTTGCCGCGTGGGTTACAGGGGTTGAAAGTTATTTTTAGTATTGATACTCCCTCTGCCGCACTGCTGAGCGATAAACTGCTGCACTATTTTGATGGGTTGGCGGTCAATATTGAGAATTTGGCTCAGTTCACTCTGGCAGTCGACCAAAGCAATCCATCACATCTACATGCTTACGATGCGCAAAATGATGCGGTACTGGAACTGGTGCAAAAATCGGTAAAATCCGCAGCCACTGTTAATAAGCCCGCTTTAATTCTTTTGTCGAATCTGGATAAATTGCCGCGTTTACAACAAGCGTTGCTTGATATGGACTCCGTCGAGTTATTCCACTTCTAA